CTGCTGAAAGTTCCTCTGATCGGCTGGACCTGGTACTTCCTGGAGATCGTGTTCTGCAAGAGAAAGTGGGAGGAGGACAGGGAGACGGTGTTTAAGGGGCTCAAACAGCTCAGGGATTATCCAGAGTACAtgtgggtgagtgtgttcaAGAAATTAGGCTATAATCTTCAGGCATGAGGCTGAACAACATGTGTTATTGTTGAGAAATATATCAAGAGAAACAGTCACACTTTGAATATTCTTTTAATAGCAGAAAGTGCTACACATTTAGTCAGTCCCGTCATTACTATCCTAACTGGATACTTTTTCCAGACATGTCTGAGTAATGCAGGAGGCCGTGTGTGGAAATTTTGAGTGATCTGCGTGATATAAGTGATATATTACACAAATTGCATAAAAGTTTCATGCGTATTACTCATACCTCATATCTTTAGTgcaaactgattgttttgacctttattataGCTGCTTGTGTTGGGCTTGTGGGTGCACAAGTTGCACTTGATCATAAATAAGTCACATGAGTATAATACTGTATGCAGGTAGGCTAAACCTGTGCTAAGAACTCAATACCTTCCCTAAAGCCTCTGCAGGAGCATCAGTTTTCTAACGAGTCCTTCTAAATGctatctgtattttattattcttcacTGGAAACTTGTACTTGGTTTCAGGTTTCACAAATAGCATTTCTTGCATCATGTCTGTACTGTAGAAAAAGTATgaaacctcttttcccacacCGTATGAAGGAATgtttaccaacatgtcaatgaagCTGGGATTTCTATTACCTAGAGTTATTTTTACAGGTTATTTTATTACCTGGTGTTATTTCTACAGGTCCTTTTACAGGTCCCTGTAGGTAAAAGAAGACATACTCTTTCCAGACTTGGGATCGCTCAGTCCACAAAAACACTTGCGTTGACTGATTCGAATGGGACTAAAATGTCGGAGGTGATAATTACATTACCAAACCTCCCCGTGTAAAGACTAGTCCTGTCTGAATAGAGTTACACTTGCCATACCTTTTTGTCATTTGCAAAAGTAGTGTTTCAGCACAAATTGCAGACTTTGCATCATCAGCAGAACCGTATTGCTTTTATCTCTGTTATGAGCGATATGTGATATAGACTGACTTCCTGCACATACTTTAACAACACAAAGTTGCACACTGCCTATCAGATCTTTGGTAATCTTGCAGAACTCTTGTGTCCCTTAGCTCCAAATTCATCCCCCAAACCTGAAACATAACTAAAGGCAGTCTGGGTGAGGGAGGAAGTGATGAGACATTGTTGTTTCTGAAATAAATAGGCTGACCAggcattatctgttcaattctattctattctcaAATTTGATTAATCATCCAATATTTTATATGAGAGTTTTTCTTGTGCAGAAATTGCTCACAATGATGTACACAATGCGTATGcacaccactgtgtgtgtgtgtgtgtgtgtgtgtgtgtgtgtgttgtcaccAGCCAGACGAGCCCTTTGTAATGTGGTTAATTTGAGGTAATAGGCCTGGCAGGATTGCAAGCATGTAAGAGTCTACTCTCCAGGCAGcaatataggaaaaaaaaatcatagaatATCTTATATGAGGACCTTTTAGGGAAGAGTTTACATTTTTGAGTAAAGATGTTTTCCATTGACAACAATAAGGTGATAATAGTTCCTCACACATAAACTAAATACTATTGGATATGGAGGACTTAATGACGTAACTCGCTGTAAtaactatattaaaaatacatatagtTCCATTTTTTTTGGCAGACAGAATTTTGAATTGGACAAAATGTATTCAAGTTAGGGAGTTCACATATTATTTGgtttcatataaatataaaaatataagtttttgttcatttaatttttttttcctttagcaATCTTTACAAGTGATATGTAAAGTAATATCAGTATTGCCAAATGAGAGAAAGTTGAAGGTTGCGGCAGTGTTAGTTCTGTTTTCTCCTGATGTACACACCCATCACCTAATCCATGCTCCGACCTCCCATCTCACTAAAGAGTGGTGTGAGACTGAAGATATGTACTCTAATGAATGTAGTTATATTTCCCCCTGTTTGATTTGTTTACTGGAGTGGATAATTGCTCACCAGTCTAATGAACAAAttaatgtttgaaatgtttattttcagatttaacAGCAGGTTTGGTTGATACACACAGGCCTGGGGACCCTTTTATAGACATGATTAACTgagtgatgtgatatttttggaTTTAGCACTTGGTAGGCAGTGCTTCAGGGCTTCAAAATAAAAAGGTCCATCACACAAATTACAAAATACAGTGCAAAACTGAGACATGCAGTAACTGACTATTTCAGTCTTGTCTAGTTGATGACTTAAAAAGTTGACCATTCCCACCATTTCACTGAggtaaatgtatacattttggAAAAGAGAGAGTATTTTTAGCTGAAAGATCATACACCTATCTTGCAATAAAAATAGGAAAACCAAGGGTGTCTACTTTTGTCCTTTGGCACCCCATCCCCTCTTTATAAGTGTATTAAGTAGGACTTACTCTTACTGATTATTATCTGCACAGTGCAACATGGAGCTGTATATTTGGATCGTCTGTATGGTGTAGATAAGGCTGGCGTTCCAGGATCTAAAAATTATAATACAGGTTATTGTACTTCCCCCATAACCTATATTAGTCTCTGTAGTAGATGTGACATTACCGCTATAGGTATAATGCTAATAGTAGTCTCCAACTGCAGAAGCTAAGAGGAGGGATTACTAAGTTATTAGATCAGTACTGCTTTTAGGGCCTGTCCTGTGATTATATCATTGTCTGTCATGTCCCATGTGCATTTCTACAGTTCTTGCTGTACTGTGAGGGAACACGGTTTACGGAGAAAAAGCACGAGATCAGCATGCAGGTGGCTGAGAGTAAAGGTCTCCCCAAACTCAAATACCACCTACTGCCACGCACCAAGGGCTTCACCACCACACTGCAATGCCTGAAGGGAACAGGTCTGTGACAGTGCTCTGTCTCATACATGTATAATTTTAATCCTGTGGTGACCTTTACCTACAGCATTGCCATGGGCTTGTTTTTCAGTCAAAGCGGTATACGATGTCACACTGAATTTTAAAGATAAGGAGAACCCCACGCTGCTAGGCATCATCAACGGCAAGAAATACAGAGCCGACATGAGAGTCCGGTGAGTGTGAACTTTAGAAATGGTGGTTCCCAAATCTGATCctgtacattttaaagttttgtcTGCTAAAAGACCTATTTCGAGACAGGTAATTGGCTGATTTGTTGGATCAGGTGTTGGGAACAGTGTTACTATGGACCCTGTGTGTGCTCTGCGTATATAATGACAAGACATTTTCTGTCTACTGATGGTATAAGTGCTTAGTAATGACTCATTTTTGCCCAGAAGTATTTCAGCAAATGTTCAGCAGTGGCAGTTGTGCACTAATGACCAAAATGATGATGATTCTTTTGCTTAGTATTGAACCCATATTATCacaatgaatattaattttaaatccCAAATTTAATTATTTGGGTAAGTAATACTTTATCATCAGttaatattttagcattttaaattaaacaagtTAATATTCTTCTAAATATCTGTATCTAATTCACAGTAATCGAGTGTTAATcatttaaatgctaaatgtgaaaacacacatagactataaaaaaaaataaatatgccaCCAAAAAAAGACCAAGTGATGTTTTCCCAATCTTCAGCTCTatagttttggtgagtctgtgcccactgtaacctcagaatcctgttcttggctgataggaaaAGGAATAGAAGCCTGCTGTTGTAGGCCATCTGCCTTATGATTCGGCATGTTAAGTGTTATGAGATGCTTCTCTGTttaccatggttgtaaagagtggttaatgccagctcaaaccaatctagCCGTTTTACTCTGAGCTTTCtatcaacaaagcatttccaccTACAGAAGTGCCACTCAgtggatgttttgtttttctcataattctgtgcaaactctagagactgttgtgtggaAGATCCCGGGAGATGatccatttctgaaatacttaaaccagcctgtctagcaccaacaactatgccactggcagtcactgagatcacattttttccccattctgatgtttgatttgacctgtatctgcatgactttatgcattgtgctgctgccacatgattggatgtttggataattgcatattAAAGTGCACTTTACATATACCCACAGCAGGCAAACTCAGAGCAAACAACTAATAGTTTCCACTTAACAATTAAGGGAGCGATTTAACCCAGACAAAAGTTGCCACCTGAGcacaaagataaaaataacTCCTGACTATGAACTATTATTGGTGTTCTTCACTGGAATATGTACCACTGGCAAAGGAACAAGTAAATTTCAGGTGATcatgttttgtgtctttttttttttttcttttttttttcttttttttttaatacaagcaTTTGAATACTTGGGAATATTTGGTAATATAATACACAGGATCAGGTCCAtagttaatatatttaattaacataGAAAATAGGattgaggtaaaaaaaaaaaatacacagtaatTTGAACCTTAAAAAAATCAAGACTTGACATGTAACGACTGTTCAATCAGAGTAACCTTTGTTAACCTTTGCAATGTCTCAATAATGAATTTGACCTTCCTGCACCTGTCAAGTGCTTAATCTCCTTCCCTGCTGTAACACTGCCCTCTAGTGTTGTGGTTTGCAGCTCTGACTGGTGTTTTGTGTTCTGCCTAACAGGCGTTTCCCAGTCGAGGAGATTCCACCTGATGAGAAGGAGTGTGCTGACTGGCTTCACAAGCTCTATCAGGAGAAGGTGAGATTCTCTCTAACTGAGTTTATGGGTGTGTGTACTTGGGTGTTCCCCAAAAATCTGACACAAGTGCAAGGAGCATTTAGTTTCACAATGACACTAAGAAGGATGTGAATCCTGACAAGTGTAACAGTACATTAGTTTATTAGCACATTAGTTTCATCTGACTTGTGTTTAAATTATTGTCAGTCTCAGCAAAATTCTGTCTGAATATCCATATTTGAACTGTTAGACAGATGCACAACCAACCCCCATCCAGATTactaaatgtgcaaaaaaaacattttgtttcctCACTGGATCACCCAACTTGCATCCAGATGAAACATAcatctacacatacacataatgTGTACAAAGATGCTGATTGTTACAGTAATCTGATTCAATCTGAGTTGTGTTATTCTGTTTAAATTAGGCCTTGTTCAGTGACAGAAATGTCATTTTGGTTGATATCAATTGGGTTACAGTTTTCTGATATTATTTCTTATCATTTTAAACAGCCAGTAGTTGGTTTTGTATTTGTTGTGTAGCTGATTGACACACAGCCACAAACCAGAACATTTCAACTTCCTTTAagagtgagggaaaaaaaaaaaaaaaacaggaagctaaaGAAACAGACAGTTGTCTGACAAAACAGGGGGATTTTAAAGAGATATTTAATAGAAGGGATATATCAAAGAATTACTATATCAAAGAAGATATCAACAGAAGGAATTTTAGAATATTTAACTTACATTTACACTTATGGagtttggcagacgcccttatccagagcgacttacaattatgtcatttatacaactgagcagttgaggcttaagggccttgctcaggggcccagcagtggcagcttggtggtgctgggatttgaaatcTCAACCTTCAGaaggccaacatcttaaccactgagctaccacttccccttAACCACTTACCACTTAACATGTTCAATATGgaatattttatacttttaaatccttttttttttttttttttttttactctttatgtatttatatttgtatttacttatttatttattatcttgcTCCTGCCATGAATATAGGCCTTGATGTTGGCgtggcattaaaaaaatgaaacaactaCATATGACTTTGCTGATGTGATCACCTGGATTGTCTCtccacattgtgtgtgtgtgtgtgtgtttgtttgtttgttggatAATAGGATGAATTGCAAGAGTTCTATTTCAAGGAGGAACGTTTCCCAGGACCCTCCATCAAGCCCAAACGCCGGTTATGGACTCTGCTCAACTTCCTGTTCTGGGCAACGCTGCTGCTCTCTCCACTCATTAACTTCGCCTGGGATGTCTTCATCAGCGGCTCACCACTCCTCATCATCAGCTTCATGATCTTCCTCATTATTGGtaagtgtgcgtgtgcgtgtatatatatatataattagtactgtacaaaagtcttaggcaccctatttttttttagtacaaactttgttatagatttt
This Pangasianodon hypophthalmus isolate fPanHyp1 chromosome 26, fPanHyp1.pri, whole genome shotgun sequence DNA region includes the following protein-coding sequences:
- the agpat3 gene encoding 1-acyl-sn-glycerol-3-phosphate acyltransferase gamma; protein product: MGVLAWLKSQFILQLLIGFVFVVSGLIINFIQLCTCVLWPINKQLYRRINTRMSYSLWSQLVMLLEWWSGTECMLYTDQATVDHFGKEHAIIILNHNYEVDFLCGWTMCERYGVLGSSKVLAKRELLKVPLIGWTWYFLEIVFCKRKWEEDRETVFKGLKQLRDYPEYMWFLLYCEGTRFTEKKHEISMQVAESKGLPKLKYHLLPRTKGFTTTLQCLKGTVKAVYDVTLNFKDKENPTLLGIINGKKYRADMRVRRFPVEEIPPDEKECADWLHKLYQEKDELQEFYFKEERFPGPSIKPKRRLWTLLNFLFWATLLLSPLINFAWDVFISGSPLLIISFMIFLIIASIAVRRLIGVTEVKKTGSSYGNTESKKEN